tgaaagtgTAAGCTGTTTTATTGGTAATTTCCTTATTATTAGAAAGTATTTCTATTAAGTATCTGTATAATAATTAGGCATCAGCGACTTTTTGGTCGAATGGAAAGACCTACAGACATTCACCCagaaacatatttttacaaatacaatcaAACCTTAAAATCACTCTACTAAACACACCAGGACGGTcgtcattattttgttttaatgtattaaaaatagatatactCTTATTACTAACTTGCTAAGTCTTTTATTGTAAGCATTGGCTAACAATAAAAGACTTACCAATCTCTTGAAATATAACTTAGAAATAATGTGATATACAAACCACAGAAAACGGCCCTTCTGAAatctacattattaaaaaagtattttaattttagaaattaaggTCTGAAACAATACTGATTTCTTCccagtacaaataaaataagttacagTTTCGTGGAACAAAGGTTTTTATTATGCAAAGCACTGAATTGTCCTCGACAACCGGctccttaaaaatattattggtatataaattacattattgacatatgtatttataaatctgtacaattattttataacactgctCATTGAAATTCGTTATTCCCACatacaaaaatgtattgtttaatACAAATACTTACAAATACTAAGCTTAAGCccaaaaaagattattttcctTATTTGACGCTTAATGAGTTAAGCCGCTTTGTTCGTTAAGTATCTGTAAATCCATTAgcaaatttttatgaaacttgGCTTTGTTgagaagtaaaaaataattattactactgGTAAGCTCTAAAATACCCAcactgaatttatttttaattgattatttataattgcaacaaaatacataattaagttTAATGTCACGTAGGTAGAATGTAACCAGACTGGTAAAGCAGTCCTGGTAATCTAAAACCGTATCATCATGTGTATCATCTGAAAACAACGTGCAAATTGATCAAACATTAAAAGGCTATTTTCCATGTCCTTGTTTCGAGATTGTCTTCATGCTATCTTTCAATTTAAAGTTccactatattttaaattatcaagtGTATTGTTGTTTGTATTTAGAGTTATTAGATTACACATTTGAAAGTAAAAATTCACTGAAAATTCCAGAATTGTAGCAATCAGAATGAATAATCAAATACAACTTCGTAATACAACTTTGAGGACCTcagaaaacttataaataaatttactgtcGTCTCATACTAGAGACACGATAtgaacttataattttattcgtaatataaaagtaatgtcaaaatttttttttaagttttctaggaatatttttaataaatatttattaatcatcatcatgatttaaacaaaaattaaattaattttcatgacatgatatttattaaattgtttgatATTTATGACTTTTTTATAAACAGAAGATTAACTTTTAGACTTTAcgaaattaaattgattattaaattggctttaaatgtgataaaagacgtttttatataatatgtccTAACAGTTTTCTCTACACGTAAAAGACGTTGatagatatgatttttttttaccaatatcAGTCAGTTAACTGAAATGGACCTGGAAACATAAAAGATGCTGTATAGTAACTTGTCCATAAACTCCTAAGGGTGGACTTTAAAGgagcatattaaaattaagagaTTTAAATGTGgcttatatatattctttattgcacacagtacagttacagttatttgtatacaaatttagttagcgacggtggacttatctctaggagagatctcttccagccatcctatggtagtggaactaatgttacatagcaggctaagagagtgcagtaatgtagacatcatacagattcttgaaaataaaaacctaattaaataatattcataacatcatGAAATATacatatggtaaaaccgggagagatgccgcaatgggatagatgcctcatgttctaaaaacctaacatcccgaactcacaaataaaaattaatcgcataagtaggagtcgaagacactccgtacctcagatatccacagatattcgtgtggcaaggacgcgtttggatcgtgtgtgtaattttctccgtggcgaaattaacaaacacgtcaaagttttaaaggttagtatttaaggttgtataattttataaatagtaataaattccgttatattttttatcacgtcaatatactgggtcattgagtctgcatatagttgtaaatagatgctattttgtttataatttatttaaaaaataagtgggcatctatcccaatcacaaaggatagttgccctggttttttgaggtataggtgccttTATCAGGGGATCTTTTTTCATCATCTTCTTTAgggcatctatcccttcattcaccatatacagagtaagtttatatgtatatttttttgtgtctgttatattttttatgtatttacgtatatttatgtttggatgttttactgattctagcagaactatgccacgaaaatataaaagaaaggaagaaatgcgagctcgagtatgttcttggactatagaaaacctacagtcagctttcgatgagaaagtatgattgtgcaatgtgcatgttgacacttgatatgaatattttagaccaacaattaagaatttatacttttgttgaataaatgcttgtgtCCAAACTACTTGGCAACATTGGGGGTCGTGTGGATGCAAGTTCGACCAATCAGCGGCTTTCCAGCGGCTCCAATCGTTAATATAGTGTATGtaatttcaaaaattgtttaaaacgcTAATATAGTCTTAAAAGCGcacaagtttattttttttaaatccagtATCTAAcagcttgtaaaatttaattaaagttatatatatatatagtaatctgtgtgatataaaaattatattctaactagctgcccggacagacttcgttctgtcaatagtaaattttttttttgtattaacaccttccgtgggccttaaggaacatacaaaaaaataaattagccgagccattctcgagttatgcgcttaacaacattcatttttatttatatagatagcttCCGCCCGCAGCTTCGCCCGTGTGGATTTcggacttcaaaaatggaggaggttctcaattcgtagggatgttttttaatatatggtgCGTATGCAGGTGGTCCCATTGTCCagttaggatctgatgatgggatcctggtGAAATCGCAGGaacttcttaaatattataggcAAACCTATGacgattttggtatttttatgtgtaacttgtttgtctgtttttaaaaatacgatgATTAGGTATATCATATCATCGTCGAAACTCCCCAATAATGACTATGTTTCCCTATTACTTCGAGGCCAGTGTATCGACTTGGATAATTCTTATTATGTTTGAAAGAGTAAACATTGCAGCTGGTCCTATAGTAACCAGGTCAGGATGTGGTGATGGGAGCCTAGAGTAATTGAAATAACTCCTCGCATATTATAGACACATCCAGTGTTTTAGGTATAGATAAAGAAGTATATGTGATGACAAAGATATCTACACATTGTTGATGATGAAGCTGTAAGGTAGGCACCggatatttaaaagtgaatactttttacttgaaacgttgtgtataaggaatatttctattgaaatatttccttATACACAACGTTCATTACTTCTGACGGATTGTTAGTAAACACaaacagattatttttacatgtCACCCTTGAAAGGGCAACATATAACTGGCCGTGAGAAAAACATTGATCAGTTAAATCTATTCCTGCAACTTTTAAAGTTTGGCCTTGTgccttattaatagtaataccaAAGGCTAATTTGATTGGAAATTGCAGTCTTTTGAATTGGAAGGGTAATTCGGAGGGAATCATCGGTATTCTGGGAATTAAAACAGTATCACCAGTACCACAGCCAGTTAAAATAGTGCATTCGAttagaaagttttttaatttaactattttgagtCTCGTGCCATTACACAATTTTGGGGGATTTAAATTTCTAAGTAATATCACTGGTGAACccacttttaatattaacttgtgTGGAGGAATTCCGGGAGGAACTAAAGAATTCAAAAATTCAGTTGGATAATGTACTGCCTCTGCGGTATCCAAAACTGTATCAACTGAATAGTATATCTGTGATGGTGCTTCAAACttggaaataattaaatgattaattttatcaaccTGTTCATTAGTAGGTGCCAATATAGCCCTTTCCTTAAACCAACATAAAGTCTTTGtagttatattagtaatatcgGGATATACGGTCTCAACCAATTCTTCCACATTTTGAACCAAAGCACATAGGTTActaagattgattttaacatttccggATTGAAATGCACCATTACCTATTTGAAgtaagttatttgaaaattgtttattgtcttcactggaggacaaaattctcatatttgtattaagttCACATTTTGTAATATGTGGCCAAAGATAAGATCTTTTGAGTGATGCATTGACTTCGTCAGCTCTAGTCCCCCTTGCTATGACTGGCAAAATTTGACGAAAGTCTCCAGAAAACAAAACGGTGCAGCCACCCATTGGGCAATTTCTGTTGCGTAAATCGCGCATTGTCCTGTCTAATGCCTCAACTGATGCTTTATGGGACATGGAAGCTTCATCCCAAATAATCAAGCTACAATCCTGCATTAATTTACCTGTTTTACTGTGTTTTGAGATGTTACAAACGCTAGAGACGTCGTCACTGCAAATTTTTAAAGGTAGTTTGAAAGTGGAATGTGCAGTTCGCCCGCCTTTCAAAAGTGTGGCTGCAATACCGGACGACGCCACGGCAAGAGCAATTTTTCTGTCAGACCTTACTtttgctaataataaattaattataaatgttttacccGTGCCCCCGGGTGCATCTAGAAAGAACATTTTCCCTTCATTACTATTAACTGATGACAATATTTggtcgtaaacaattttttgttctgGATTTAAGCGATGTTCATCTTGAATTGTCTGTAAGAGTTGGGTGTAATCATAGTCAGTCTCTCGTAAATCCTCGATGTTGTTCATTGCATAAAGATTTGAATTTAACGGCAAGTTAAAACcaaaatcttttatacttttacCTGATAGAGATTCGAcctctttatttaattcatttaaagcttcatcaaaaatattttggtcgTACTCTAAATCATCTGATGACAGTTCTTGTCGTCTGCGTTGCAGTATATCTTCGGACATACTTTCCTGATAGTTTTGCCAAAGAAGATGCGGGTCCGTGATTTGGCAGAACGATATCATAATGGCAAAAAGGCACCTAAGTGATTTTGGTGAACAGCATATGGCTGCTTCAGAGAGCGTACTCTCCCAGTGACTGTCATCTTCGAGGAGGCCCATAGCTTTGCAAGCCCCTTGGAATGTGTCGTAAGTTACACCTTCAAAAGTGCGGAGACTTCTAAACGAAGTAGGGCCTTTTATAACGTGGAGTAACAACCGCAAATGAAAACATTCTGCATTATTAGGGTGTACCACGTACACCCTTCCAAGAGCATCTGTTTTTCTCACGCCAGGGTACCCGAGAACTACCGCCCCCTGCTTTCGTCGTTggaattttttcgtattttgattcCAGGTATAATAGGCAGGCACCTTGTCGTAGGTCAGAGTTTTTGCGAAGTCGTCCTCTGCACATAGTTTGAAAAACGCTGTTAAAGTAGTATCTCTTGGATTATTCACAAtgtcatttacattattttcagtGAAATACACCCGCTGTCCGTTTTCTAAATGAACAGCGAGGTGTGTGACAGTTGGTGCTCTTTCATGAATATTGAAGGACATAATCCGCCATAGTGCTTCAGAACTACAAATGTAGCGGCCAGATTGAAATTGTTCTACTTCATTTGTAGAATGTAAACTAAACGTAGCCTGGTCACTTCCTTTATTGATGTATTTagtgacatattttattgatttcacgGAACTGCAAAGTTCTACATTAACATGCGCctcgaaaatttttaataatagtttattgtaaGGCACTACCCATCTGTTATCAATTTCGTAATTACGAATAGCAGCCTTGCGTCCTCCTTCCTCTGGTGATAATCTTCTATACTTTGGATAGCCATCATCACCAGTTGAAGTTTGACTCTGATATGGTTTTGGGaatttttttgaacattttcccTCATGCATGCATGGCGAGTTAGGGTTTAAAACTCCACAGGGTCCGTGAATCATGTTCCTTACCACGATGTCATACAATGTTGGGTCTTCGTCTTGGTCTGGTAATTCTGCCGTTATAACTGTGTCAATTTGGTCGGGCCTGATTTTATTTGTCAGCCACAAAAGCAAATGTATATGTGGCAGCCCACGTTTTTGCCACTCCACCGTATACATGTGACAGCGTGTCGGACCAAATACGTTTACCttatttattaagtgtaatagtttttgtacttttaaatgaaacacacgatttaaaatgtcatatcgGTCTTGAGGTGTTGCGGTGGAATGcagattatcttttatttctttccaattaGGATTACAGGTCATAGTAATGAAGAGGTCAGGTTTCCCGTAATTCCTGACATAGGTCATGGCATCTTGAGTTTTTTCGTGTAAGTATCTTGGTCCGCCAGTAAAAGATGACGGTAATATTACCAGCTGCCCAATATTGTTTGTCGTGTGTTCATTAGAATGTAAAGCATCCTgtaagtgtatataattttctGCGCGTAATTGTGTTTGGTTATTTCGTATAAAAGCTAAACGTTCTGATTCTAGTTTAGCATACTGATCTACAACATATTGATTCAGTAACATTCCGTACCttagtaaaacattataatgattatggcGTTCCATTAAACGAtagcaataataattcatacatgAAACTTTCTTCTGTACTCTGTCTCCTGTAGAAGGATTAACTTGGGGAATATCAATTGTGTATCCGTCTTCACCTCGACAAAACATCAATGGATATTGAAGACTGTCATATGAACGATGTAGTTAGGAAATTTTGTGGAGATTTTCGTCGCGGCTTCGAAGAACGATATCCCTTTTGTCAAATTGTTGTCCAGCAATGACAACTGCTACTTCACTGGTAGAAGGAGCATTATACCGTCCACGGTGTTCACCGTCAGGTACCCTGCTGGCATGAATTACTACATTGTAATCTGGGACATCGAGAGAGATATTTTCCATTGCAGTTTTAAAAGATTGTACGTATCTATTATGCAAATGCAACATGTTTTGCAATGACCTGACTATAGAGTTATCAAGTGGTGTtcttgaattactattactaatattacatcGAGTCGTTGCTTGAACTTCAGGatcggaaataaaatatatctgcaAAAACTTATGGTCGTCAGGAACTTGTGGAAGAAGACTACCTGCAAGGTGGTAAACCTGGCCCTGGACTTTAAATGTTGGCATGAAGCCGTTTTCAACTACTCGTTGAC
This genomic stretch from Melitaea cinxia chromosome 10, ilMelCinx1.1, whole genome shotgun sequence harbors:
- the LOC123657221 gene encoding uncharacterized protein LOC123657221, whose protein sequence is MLLNQYVVDQYAKLESERLAFIRNNQTQLRAENYIHLQDALHSNEHTTNNIGQLVILPSSFTGGPRYLHEKTQDAMTYVRNYGKPDLFITMTCNPNWKEIKDNLHSTATPQDRYDILNRVNVFGPTRCHMYTVEWQKRGLPHIHLLLWLTNKIRPDQIDTVITAELPDQDEDPTLYDIVVRNMIHGPCGVLNPNSPCMHEGKCSKKFPKPYQSQTSTGDDGYPKYRRLSPEEGGRKAAIRNYEIDNRWVVPYNKLLLKIFEAHVNVELCSSVKSIKYVTKYINKGSDQATFSLHSTNEVEQFQSGRYICSSEALWRIMSFNIHERAPTVTHLAVHLENGQRVYFTENNVNDIVNNPRDTTLTAFFKLCAEDDFAKTLTYDKVPAYYTWNQNTKKFQRRKQGAVVLGYPGVRKTDALGRVYVVHPNNAECFHLRLLLHVIKGPTSFRSLRTFEGVTYDTFQGACKAMGLLEDDSHWESTLSEAAICCSPKSLRCLFAIMISFCQITDPHLLWQNYQESMSEDILQRRRQELSSDDLEYDQNIFDEALNELNKEVESLSGKSIKDFGFNLPLNSNLYAMNNIEDLRETDYDYTQLLQTIQDEHRLNPEQKIVYDQILSSVNSNEGKMFFLDAPGGTGKTFIINLLLAKVRSDRKIALAVASSGIAATLLKGGRTAHSTFKLPLKICSDDVSSVCNISKHSKTGKLMQDCSLIIWDEASMSHKASVEALDRTMRDLRNRNCPMGGCTVLFSGDFRQILPVIARGTRADEVNASLKRSYLWPHITKCNGAFQSGNVKINLSNLCALVQNVEELVETVYPDITNITTKTLCWFKERAILAPTNEQVDKINHLIISKFEAPSQIYYSVDTVLDTAEAVHYPTEFLNSLVPPGIPPHKLILKVGSPVILLRNLNPPKLCNGTRLKIVKLKNFLIECTILTGCGTGDTVLIPRIPMIPSELPFQFKRLQFPIKLAFGITINKAQGQTLKVAGIDLTDQCFSHGQLYVALSRVTCKNNLFVFTNNPSEVMNVVYKEIFQ